GGCCACACCCGCGTGCACCGGCCCTGGGTCACCGAGCCGGGGATGTGGCTGCAGTACGACTTCGGCGACGGGCCCCGGATCGGCGGGGTGAAGACCATCCTGTTCGTGGCGTGGCTGGCGTTCTCCCGGTTCCGGATCGTGATCCCGCTCAAAGACCGGACCGCGCCGAGCGTGTTCGCTGCTTTGGACCGGTGCTTCCGGATCCTGGGCGGGGCACCAACGTATGTGCTGACGGATAACGAGAAGACCGTCACCACCGCCCATGTCGCCGGGGTCCCGATCAGGAACCAGCAGACCCTGGACTTCGCCCGGCACTACGGTGTCACCGTACTGACCTGCCAGCCGGCGGACCCTGCCACCAAGGGCGGGGTCGAAGCGTCCGTGAAACTCGCCAAGGCCGACATCGTGCCAAAGGACACCAACCTCCGCGACGAGTACGGCACCTTCGCCGAACTCGAAGCTGCCTGCGAGGCGTTCATGGACGAGGTGAACAACCGTGAACACAGGATGACCCGGCGCAAACCGGCGGCCATGCTCGCCGAGGAAGCCCCCAGGCTGCACCGGATCCCCGATACCGCCCACACCGTCGCGTTCGGGCTGGCCCGCACCGTCCCGGAGAATACCCCGATGGTCACCTTCGAGAACGCCCAATACTCCGTCCCGTGCACCTGCTTGGGGCCCGGGTGTTCGTGCGCACCCACGGGACCGGACCCGGCGAGCAGGTCATCATCGTCCACGCCGGCACCGCCGGCCCGGTCGAAGTCGCCCGCCACGACCGGGCACGGCCCGGCAGCCCCGCCATCAACGATGAGCACTTTCCCGGAACCAGGACCCGGATCCCCGGCGACTACGAGGTCAGGGCCCGCAGCGCGGATGAAGCCGCGTTCCTGGCCATCGGCGAGGGCGCCAGGAGCTGGCTGGTCGAGGCCGCCGCGGCCGGAACCGCACGGATGAACGTGAAGATGGCCGAAGCCGTCACCCTGGCCAAAATCGCCGGCAACGACCAGGTGGACCGGGCCCTGGGCGACGCCGCCCTGCACGGCCGCTTCGCGCACCCTGACCTCGCCTCGATCCTGAACGCCAACATCCGCCGCACCACCACGCACGCCGCGAACGAAGCCACCTCGCTGACCCAGGGAACCGGCGCGTGGGCCGCGATCGGCAACCCCGCCCTGAACACTCCGTCCAACAGCACCTCACGGGAGGTGGCTCGATGAGCCCCGTCACGACGGCCAACACCGGAGCCCCGCCGCTGCCGCCGGACCTGGAGGCCCTGATGCGGTCCCTGAAAATGCCCCACGCCCGGGCGCTGGCCCCGGAACTGATCGCGACCGCCCGAGCGCAGCGCTGGGAACCGGCCGAGGTGATCAAAGCACTCTTCCCCGAGGAAGCCGCCGGCCGGGCCCGGTCCATGCTCGCCTCCCGCCGCAAGGCCGCAGGCTTCCCGACCGGGAAAACCTTCGATGCCTGGGACCCGGCAGCATCCTCCATCCCGGCCCCGACCCAGCAGGCGCTGCGGACCCTGGAATGGATCAACCGGCGGGAGAACCTGGTCGTCTGCGGGCCCTCCGGGACCGGGAAGACGTTCTTCCTCGAAGCCCTCGGCCAGCAAGCGGTGGAAGCCGGGATGCGGGTGGCGTGGTTCAGGCTCGAGGACCTCGGCGTCCTGATCCGCGCGCACCGCACCGATGACAGCGTCACCCGCGCCGTCGCCCGGATCCTGCGCGCCGAGCTCGTGGTGATCGATGACATCGGCCTGTTGCCGGTGGCCACGGACGCCGCCGAAGGCCTCTACCGGGTCGTGGACGCCGCCTACGAAAAACGGTCCGTCGCGATCAGCTCCAACCTCCACCCCGCCGGCTTCGATGAGCTCATGCCCAAA
This DNA window, taken from Pseudarthrobacter sp. ATCC 49987, encodes the following:
- the istB gene encoding IS21-like element helper ATPase IstB, producing MSPVTTANTGAPPLPPDLEALMRSLKMPHARALAPELIATARAQRWEPAEVIKALFPEEAAGRARSMLASRRKAAGFPTGKTFDAWDPAASSIPAPTQQALRTLEWINRRENLVVCGPSGTGKTFFLEALGQQAVEAGMRVAWFRLEDLGVLIRAHRTDDSVTRAVARILRAELVVIDDIGLLPVATDAAEGLYRVVDAAYEKRSVAISSNLHPAGFDELMPKTLATATVDRLLHHAHVCQTSGDSVRLTQALAGKGVTRLN